In one Methylobacterium sp. SyP6R genomic region, the following are encoded:
- a CDS encoding PAS domain-containing sensor histidine kinase, producing the protein MLEADPAPFAARAATILGISRVSKSAHQRLAHAESWLRFAVPAMLAAFLLCLGTVTALQLSGHREEVVSDARRDIDLVARLMAGTLPASLARSAGAVPSEVMAPAALRERLVRLLPPGGLPAGRSVLLIGTDDAILATLPEQPALPRNFGEFVGEVQVLGIMGERAGVLNVVLGNGERALATVRSVPGGGGIAQVAVVQTLDSVTALWAGRARIAAVLVGAVTLVVVCTGLAYALQADRARAVDRVCEQVRQRLDTALGRGRCGLWDWDIPRGRIYWSDSMYQLLGYVREQEFLSFGDVNALVHPDDTDLYGLARQLAARDTTVDHEFRIRAAGGEWVWLKARAEIVQDLEDNGRHLVGIVIDISEQRRLAESTATADMRLRDAVEAVSEAFVLWDAQNRLVLCNSKFRRLHALTADEAQPGRRYDAIMGRAALPTVRREIPAGEFPEAGARTFEAELADGRWLQISERRTKDGGYVSVGTDITALKRHQERLVESERQLIATIADLKRSRRTLELQTQQLADLAERYLDQKAQAESANRSKSEFLANMSHELRTPLNAILGFAEVMESEVFGSLGSEKYREYCRDIRSSGHYLLSVIDDILDMSRIDARRVKLAKQPVAVSEALERALKLIAEPARMKALTVSVEMSADTLVMADERALHQILVNLLQNAVKFTPEAGRVAVRTRRAIDSVHIFVEDSGIGIPKAALPKLGYPFEQVETNFARSYKGSGLGLAIARSLAELHGGGLRIRSEEGTGTIVLVRLPRPGRNEAAEAQEAAAELQA; encoded by the coding sequence ATGCTGGAGGCGGATCCCGCCCCCTTCGCGGCGCGTGCCGCGACGATCCTGGGGATCAGCCGGGTTTCGAAATCCGCGCACCAGCGCCTCGCCCACGCGGAATCCTGGCTCCGCTTCGCCGTCCCGGCGATGCTGGCGGCCTTCCTGCTCTGCCTCGGCACCGTCACCGCCCTGCAACTCTCCGGCCACCGCGAGGAGGTGGTGAGCGACGCGCGGCGCGATATCGACCTGGTGGCCCGCCTGATGGCCGGGACGTTGCCGGCCTCGCTCGCCCGTTCCGCCGGCGCGGTCCCGTCCGAGGTGATGGCGCCGGCCGCCTTGCGCGAGCGGCTGGTGCGCCTGCTGCCGCCCGGCGGCCTGCCGGCCGGCCGCTCCGTGCTGCTGATCGGCACCGACGACGCGATCCTGGCCACCCTGCCCGAGCAGCCCGCCCTGCCGCGCAATTTCGGCGAGTTCGTCGGCGAGGTGCAGGTGCTCGGCATCATGGGCGAGCGTGCCGGCGTGCTCAACGTCGTGCTCGGCAACGGCGAGCGGGCGCTGGCGACGGTGCGTTCGGTACCGGGCGGGGGCGGGATCGCCCAGGTCGCGGTGGTGCAGACCCTCGATTCGGTCACCGCCCTCTGGGCCGGGCGGGCCCGCATCGCCGCGGTGCTGGTCGGCGCCGTGACGCTGGTGGTGGTCTGCACCGGCCTCGCCTACGCGCTCCAGGCCGACCGGGCGCGGGCCGTCGACCGGGTCTGCGAGCAGGTGCGCCAGCGCCTCGACACGGCGCTCGGCCGCGGCCGCTGCGGCCTGTGGGACTGGGACATCCCGCGCGGCCGGATCTACTGGTCGGATTCGATGTACCAGCTCCTCGGCTACGTGCGGGAGCAGGAATTCCTCTCCTTCGGCGACGTGAACGCCCTGGTCCATCCGGACGACACCGACCTCTATGGCCTCGCCCGCCAATTGGCGGCCCGCGACACCACCGTCGACCACGAGTTCCGCATCCGTGCCGCCGGGGGCGAATGGGTCTGGCTCAAGGCCCGGGCCGAGATCGTGCAGGATCTCGAGGACAACGGCCGGCACCTGGTCGGCATCGTGATCGACATCTCGGAACAGCGGCGGCTGGCCGAATCGACCGCCACCGCCGACATGCGCCTGCGCGACGCCGTCGAGGCGGTGTCCGAGGCTTTCGTGCTGTGGGATGCGCAGAACCGCCTGGTCCTGTGCAACTCGAAGTTCCGGCGCCTGCACGCGCTCACCGCCGACGAGGCGCAGCCGGGCCGGCGCTACGATGCCATCATGGGGCGCGCCGCCCTGCCGACCGTGCGGCGCGAGATCCCCGCCGGCGAGTTCCCGGAAGCGGGAGCCCGCACCTTCGAGGCCGAGCTCGCCGACGGGCGCTGGCTGCAGATCAGCGAGCGCCGCACCAAGGACGGCGGCTACGTCTCGGTCGGCACCGACATCACGGCCCTGAAACGGCACCAGGAGCGGCTCGTGGAATCGGAACGCCAGCTCATCGCCACCATCGCGGATCTCAAGCGGTCCCGCCGGACCCTCGAACTCCAGACCCAGCAGCTCGCCGACCTCGCCGAGCGCTACCTCGACCAGAAGGCCCAGGCCGAGAGCGCCAACCGCTCCAAATCCGAGTTCCTGGCCAATATGAGCCACGAGCTGCGCACCCCGCTGAACGCCATCCTGGGCTTCGCCGAGGTGATGGAGAGCGAGGTGTTCGGGTCCCTCGGCTCCGAGAAGTACCGCGAATATTGCCGCGACATCCGCTCCAGCGGCCACTACCTGCTGTCGGTCATCGACGACATCCTCGACATGTCGCGGATCGACGCCCGCCGGGTGAAGCTCGCCAAGCAGCCGGTCGCCGTGAGCGAGGCGCTGGAGCGCGCCCTCAAGCTGATCGCCGAGCCGGCCCGAATGAAGGCGCTCACCGTCAGCGTCGAGATGAGCGCCGACACCCTGGTGATGGCCGACGAGCGCGCCCTGCACCAGATCCTGGTCAACCTGCTCCAGAACGCCGTGAAGTTCACGCCCGAGGCCGGCCGGGTGGCGGTGCGCACCCGGCGCGCCATCGATTCGGTGCACATCTTCGTCGAGGATAGCGGCATCGGCATCCCGAAGGCGGCTTTGCCGAAGCTCGGCTATCCCTTCGAGCAGGTCGAGACCAACTTCGCCCGCAGCTACAAGGGCTCGGGCCTCGGGCTGGCCATCGCCCGCTCGCTCGCCGAGCTCCATGGCGGGGGCCTGCGCA
- the pepN gene encoding aminopeptidase N — protein sequence MPSITRLADYRPSDYLIDRVDLDLRLHPTETRITATLALRPNPAGEPGAPLVLDGDELTLLAIALDGQPTGPGAIDVTPRSLTLHQPPQRPFVLEIATQVNPSANTKLMGLYRSNGVYCTQCEADGFRRITYFLDRPDVMAVYTTRIEAERADAPVLLGNGNPVEQGAVGLTRHYAVWHDPHPKPAYLFAVVGGRLGRVASRFTTMEGREVEIAVHVEPGKEGRADFALDAVARSMLWDERTFGRAYDLDIFNVVAVSDFNMGAMENKGLNIFNDKYVLASQDTATDADYANIEAIIAHEYFHNWSGNRVTCRDWFQLCLKEGLTVFRDQEFSSDERSRPVHRIAEVRTLRARQFPEDAGPLAHPVRPQAYREINNFYTATVYEKGAEIVRMLRTLLGPETFRRGMDRYFSTCDGTAATVEDFLTAFAIESGRDLTAFARWYEQAGTPTVAVSGSYDPSARTYTLAFRQSLPVIATEAAAAAAPQPLVIPVALGLVAPEGGAVAAASERVRDGVFVLETAEASLVFTGIAKAPVPSLFRGFSAPVKVEHALTRNERLTLLAHDSDAFNRWQSAQTLAMEVLVSRAKAGAPLEPEAGPEAGGLTAALATFLDGEALSDPAFAALVLTLPGEQEVAQTFQSEVDPDAIWRARQSLRVQFGRDLGPRLLALRDALAEPPGAPFSPDAASAGRRALRNAALDLVTAADPEAGTALALAQLETASTMTDRLAALAALSLVPGEAREAALARFGESYRHEPLVLDKWFALQAMIPEDGTLERVRGLMRHPAFSLGNPNRVRSLIASFSLNNPTQFHRPDGAGYDLTAEVVLALDGKNPQVAARLLTAFNTWRMVEGGRRLRAESALRRVAEAPGLSPDVSDIAGRSLAPVK from the coding sequence ATGCCGTCGATCACGCGCCTCGCCGATTACCGCCCGAGCGACTACCTGATCGACCGCGTCGACCTCGACCTGCGCCTGCATCCGACCGAGACCCGGATCACCGCGACGCTCGCCCTGCGGCCGAACCCGGCCGGCGAGCCCGGGGCGCCGCTCGTCCTCGACGGCGACGAGCTCACCCTGCTCGCCATCGCGCTCGACGGGCAGCCGACCGGTCCGGGCGCGATCGACGTGACGCCCCGCTCGCTGACCCTGCACCAGCCGCCGCAGCGCCCCTTCGTGCTCGAGATCGCCACGCAGGTGAACCCGAGCGCCAACACCAAGCTGATGGGTCTCTACCGCTCGAACGGCGTCTATTGCACCCAGTGCGAGGCGGACGGCTTCCGACGCATCACCTACTTCCTCGACCGGCCGGACGTGATGGCGGTCTACACCACCCGGATCGAGGCCGAGCGGGCCGACGCGCCGGTTCTGCTCGGCAACGGCAACCCGGTCGAGCAGGGCGCGGTCGGCCTGACCCGGCACTATGCGGTCTGGCACGACCCCCACCCGAAGCCCGCCTACCTGTTCGCCGTGGTCGGCGGCCGGCTCGGCCGGGTGGCGTCGCGCTTCACCACCATGGAGGGACGCGAGGTCGAGATCGCCGTCCATGTCGAGCCCGGCAAGGAAGGTCGCGCCGATTTCGCCCTCGACGCCGTCGCCCGCTCGATGCTTTGGGACGAGCGCACCTTCGGACGCGCCTACGACCTCGACATCTTCAACGTCGTCGCGGTCTCCGATTTCAACATGGGGGCGATGGAGAACAAGGGCCTCAACATCTTCAACGACAAGTACGTTCTGGCCAGTCAAGACACCGCCACCGATGCGGACTACGCCAACATCGAGGCGATCATCGCCCACGAATACTTCCATAACTGGTCCGGCAACCGGGTGACCTGCCGCGACTGGTTCCAGCTCTGCCTCAAGGAGGGCCTGACGGTTTTTCGCGATCAGGAATTCTCCTCCGACGAGCGCTCGCGCCCGGTCCACCGCATCGCCGAGGTACGCACGCTCCGCGCCCGCCAGTTCCCGGAGGATGCAGGTCCCTTGGCCCATCCGGTGCGGCCGCAGGCCTATCGCGAAATCAACAACTTCTACACCGCGACGGTCTACGAGAAGGGCGCCGAGATCGTCCGGATGCTGCGCACCCTGCTCGGCCCCGAGACCTTCCGGCGCGGCATGGACCGGTATTTTTCCACCTGCGACGGCACGGCTGCCACGGTGGAGGATTTCCTCACCGCCTTCGCCATCGAGAGCGGGCGCGACCTCACCGCCTTCGCCCGCTGGTACGAGCAGGCCGGGACGCCGACCGTCGCGGTATCGGGCAGCTACGACCCGTCCGCCCGGACCTACACCCTCGCCTTCCGCCAGAGCCTGCCGGTGATCGCCACCGAGGCCGCTGCCGCTGCCGCGCCGCAACCCCTGGTGATCCCGGTGGCGCTCGGCCTCGTCGCCCCCGAGGGTGGGGCGGTCGCAGCGGCGAGCGAGCGGGTGCGGGACGGCGTGTTCGTGCTCGAGACGGCGGAGGCCAGCCTCGTCTTCACCGGAATCGCCAAGGCGCCGGTACCGTCGCTGTTTCGCGGCTTCTCGGCGCCGGTGAAGGTCGAGCACGCGCTCACCCGGAACGAGCGCCTGACCCTGCTCGCCCACGATTCCGACGCCTTCAATCGCTGGCAGTCGGCCCAGACCCTCGCCATGGAGGTGCTGGTCTCCCGCGCGAAGGCCGGTGCGCCGCTCGAGCCCGAGGCCGGGCCGGAGGCCGGGGGCCTCACCGCGGCACTCGCGACCTTCCTCGACGGCGAGGCGCTGTCCGATCCCGCCTTCGCCGCCCTGGTCCTGACCCTGCCGGGCGAGCAGGAGGTGGCGCAGACCTTCCAATCCGAGGTCGATCCCGATGCGATCTGGCGCGCGCGCCAGAGCCTGCGGGTGCAGTTCGGCCGCGATCTCGGGCCCCGGCTGCTCGCCTTGCGCGACGCGCTGGCCGAGCCGCCGGGTGCGCCGTTCAGCCCCGATGCCGCCAGCGCCGGGCGCCGGGCCTTGCGCAACGCCGCCCTCGACCTCGTGACCGCGGCCGATCCGGAGGCCGGCACCGCCCTGGCGCTGGCCCAGCTCGAGACGGCTTCGACCATGACCGACCGGCTTGCGGCGCTTGCCGCTTTGAGCCTGGTGCCGGGCGAGGCCCGGGAGGCGGCCCTCGCCCGCTTCGGTGAATCCTACCGCCACGAGCCCCTGGTGCTCGACAAGTGGTTCGCCCTCCAGGCGATGATCCCGGAGGACGGGACGCTGGAGCGGGTCCGCGGGTTGATGCGCCACCCGGCCTTCTCGCTCGGCAACCCGAACCGGGTCCGCTCGCTGATCGCCAGCTTCAGCCTCAACAATCCGACTCAGTTCCACCGCCCGGACGGGGCGGGTTACGACCTGACCGCGGAGGTCGTCCTGGCCCTCGACGGAAAAAATCCACAAGTCGCGGCGCGGCTGCTAACTGCCTTCAATACTTGGCGTATGGTCGAGGGCGGGCGCCGCCTGCGGGCCGAATCCGCCCTGCGGCGGGTGGCCGAGGCGCCGGGCCTCTCCCCCGACGTCAGCGACATCGCCGGACGATCGCTCGCACCCGTGAAATAA
- a CDS encoding VOC family protein, translating into MEYLHTMVRVADLERALDFYCNKFGLQEVRRTESEKGRFTLVFLAAPGDAARAKESKSPLLELTYNWDPEEYTGGRNFGHLAYQVDDIYATCQKLQDAGVTINRPPRDGHMAFVRSPDGISIEILQKGGAKPPQEPWASMQNTGSW; encoded by the coding sequence ATGGAATACCTGCACACGATGGTCCGCGTCGCCGATCTGGAGCGTGCGCTCGACTTCTACTGCAACAAGTTCGGCCTCCAGGAGGTGCGCCGCACCGAGAGCGAGAAGGGCCGCTTCACCCTGGTCTTCCTCGCCGCCCCGGGCGACGCCGCGCGGGCCAAGGAGAGCAAGTCGCCGCTGCTCGAACTGACCTACAACTGGGATCCGGAGGAGTATACCGGCGGGCGCAACTTCGGCCACCTGGCCTATCAGGTCGACGACATCTACGCGACCTGCCAGAAGCTCCAGGATGCCGGCGTGACCATCAACCGCCCGCCGCGGGACGGCCACATGGCCTTCGTGCGCTCGCCCGACGGCATCTCGATCGAGATCCTCCAGAAGGGCGGGGCCAAGCCGCCGCAGGAGCCCTGGGCCTCGATGCAGAATACCGGCAGCTGGTAG
- the rsmH gene encoding 16S rRNA (cytosine(1402)-N(4))-methyltransferase RsmH: protein MGFSLGRVGVPVVTEAAPHIPVLLAEVLTALGVSSGPVSVIDGTFGAGGYTRAILAADPRTRVLAIDRDPTAIAAGQALVEAEGGRLTLVQGRFGDLDAIARDHGFTQADGVVLDIGVSSMQLDQAERGFSFRFDGPLDMRMERAGESAADLVNEASEAALADVIYHYGEERRARAVARALIEARRRGRIETTAALADIVAGVVRAEPGSGIHPATRTFQALRIAVNDELGELQRALHAAEHTLRPGGRLAVVTFHSLEDRIVKQFFSARSGRAVAASRHLPMAAQPTPRSFTLATKGPVAAGEAECRANPRSRSAKLRAGERTDAPAPPPLTVLETLASLPETQTRGGRR, encoded by the coding sequence ATGGGCTTTTCGCTCGGTCGAGTCGGAGTGCCGGTCGTGACCGAGGCCGCCCCCCACATCCCGGTCCTGCTCGCCGAGGTCCTGACGGCGCTCGGCGTCTCCTCCGGCCCGGTCTCCGTGATCGACGGCACCTTCGGGGCCGGCGGCTACACGAGGGCGATCCTGGCGGCCGATCCGCGGACCCGCGTGCTCGCCATCGACCGCGACCCAACCGCCATCGCCGCCGGCCAGGCCCTGGTCGAGGCGGAAGGAGGGCGCCTGACCCTGGTCCAGGGCCGCTTCGGCGACCTCGACGCGATCGCGCGCGACCACGGCTTCACGCAAGCGGACGGCGTCGTGCTCGATATCGGCGTCTCGTCGATGCAGCTCGACCAGGCCGAGCGCGGCTTCTCGTTCCGGTTCGACGGCCCCCTCGACATGCGGATGGAACGGGCGGGCGAAAGTGCGGCCGACCTCGTCAACGAGGCCTCCGAGGCGGCGCTCGCCGACGTGATCTACCATTACGGCGAGGAGCGCCGGGCCCGCGCCGTCGCCCGCGCGCTGATCGAGGCGCGCCGGCGCGGCCGCATCGAGACCACCGCGGCGCTCGCCGACATCGTCGCCGGCGTCGTGCGGGCCGAGCCCGGCAGCGGCATCCATCCGGCGACCCGGACCTTCCAGGCCCTGCGCATCGCGGTCAACGACGAGCTCGGCGAGCTGCAGCGGGCCCTGCACGCCGCCGAGCACACCTTGAGGCCGGGCGGGCGCCTGGCGGTGGTCACCTTCCACTCGCTGGAGGACCGCATCGTGAAGCAGTTCTTCTCGGCCCGCAGCGGCCGGGCGGTCGCGGCCTCGCGCCACCTGCCGATGGCCGCGCAGCCGACACCGCGCAGCTTCACCCTCGCCACCAAGGGCCCGGTCGCCGCCGGCGAGGCCGAGTGCAGGGCCAATCCCCGGTCGCGCTCGGCCAAGCTCCGAGCCGGCGAGCGCACCGACGCGCCCGCGCCGCCGCCGCTGACCGTGCTCGAAACCCTGGCCTCCCTGCCCGAGACCCAGACGCGGGGAGGGCGCCGGTGA
- the ftsL gene encoding cell division protein FtsL: MIRLLHLAAIAGLIASAIYAYSIKYDTLYQAEQVAKLKTRLRKERDAIAVLRAEWQLLTRPDRLQGAVDKYLDLEPIGTAHLGRLADLPAKADRGDEIARKLEALGLGATATPATKERAPSTTAARSEEPRTTGSTSTPTRTVTPTAKR, encoded by the coding sequence GTGATCCGCCTCCTGCACCTCGCGGCGATCGCCGGGCTGATCGCCTCCGCCATCTACGCCTACTCGATCAAGTACGACACGCTCTACCAGGCCGAGCAGGTCGCCAAGCTGAAGACCCGCCTGCGCAAGGAGCGCGACGCGATCGCGGTCCTGCGCGCCGAGTGGCAATTGCTCACCCGGCCCGACCGGCTCCAGGGTGCGGTCGACAAGTACCTCGACCTCGAGCCGATCGGCACCGCCCATCTCGGCCGGCTCGCCGACCTGCCGGCCAAGGCCGATCGCGGCGACGAGATCGCCCGCAAGCTCGAGGCGCTCGGGCTGGGCGCCACGGCGACGCCCGCGACCAAGGAGCGCGCGCCCTCCACCACCGCTGCCCGCAGCGAGGAGCCGCGCACCACCGGCTCCACGTCCACTCCCACCCGCACCGTCACCCCGACGGCCAAGAGGTAG
- a CDS encoding peptidoglycan D,D-transpeptidase FtsI family protein, whose protein sequence is MDAREPVADEPALPRRSLAEMLRGGVLAMFRLSVERSAARVGLVGLVFGTVFLALIGRLVSFALLPDDPGTAQARRAEAGGTAQVRPDIIDRNGEILATDIRTVSVFAEPKNIYDKDEAVELLTAVLPDINARDLREKLSSKKGFVWVKREITPRQQAEVHRLGIPGIGFLSDHKRVYPNGTAAAHILGVTNLDNVGIAGIEKYIDRQGLRDLNSLGFVEKSADMAPVQLSIDLRAQHAVRDELAWGMEHYRAKAAAGAILDVTTGEVIALASLPDFDPNEPKDALDPDRINRMNVGVYEMGSTFKAMTLAMALDSGKFNVNSTFDTRGGVLHWGRQKIHEYHGTNRVITMPEVFTHSSNIGSAKMALGIGVPGHKAFLKKMGLLDRMRTELPESAEPIIPPRWTEINTITIAFGHGLAVAPLQASAAVAAIANGGFLMTPTFLKRTESEAREKATQVLSPQTSEAMRYIMRLNATEGSAKKAAIPYYYVGGKTGTAEKVIRGRYVKNRLFTTFMAVAPMDKPKYLFVTIMDEPQPVAAESGSYATAAYNSGVVTGRVIARVAPILGLPPQFEPPVKPFPLMVKLGAYHVNMLDGK, encoded by the coding sequence ATGGATGCGCGAGAGCCCGTCGCCGACGAGCCTGCACTGCCCCGGCGCAGCCTGGCGGAGATGCTTCGCGGCGGCGTGCTGGCGATGTTCCGCCTCTCGGTCGAGCGCAGCGCCGCCCGCGTCGGCCTCGTCGGCCTCGTCTTCGGCACGGTGTTCCTCGCGCTGATCGGCCGCCTCGTCAGCTTCGCGCTCCTGCCGGACGATCCGGGCACCGCCCAGGCTCGCCGGGCCGAGGCCGGCGGCACCGCGCAGGTGCGGCCCGACATCATCGACCGCAACGGCGAGATCCTGGCCACGGACATCCGCACCGTCTCGGTCTTCGCCGAGCCGAAGAACATCTACGACAAGGACGAGGCGGTGGAACTGCTCACCGCCGTCCTGCCGGACATCAACGCCCGCGACCTGCGCGAGAAGCTGTCGTCGAAGAAGGGCTTCGTCTGGGTCAAGCGCGAGATCACACCGCGCCAGCAGGCCGAGGTCCACCGCCTCGGTATCCCGGGCATCGGCTTCCTGTCCGACCACAAGCGGGTCTACCCGAACGGCACCGCGGCGGCCCACATTCTCGGCGTGACCAACCTCGACAATGTCGGCATCGCCGGCATCGAGAAGTACATCGACCGCCAGGGCCTGCGCGACCTCAACAGCCTCGGCTTCGTCGAGAAGTCGGCCGACATGGCGCCGGTCCAGCTCTCGATCGACCTGCGCGCCCAGCACGCGGTGCGCGACGAGCTGGCCTGGGGCATGGAGCATTACCGCGCCAAGGCGGCGGCCGGCGCGATCCTCGACGTGACCACCGGCGAGGTGATCGCGCTCGCCTCGCTGCCCGATTTCGATCCGAACGAGCCGAAGGACGCGCTCGATCCCGACCGGATCAACCGGATGAACGTCGGCGTCTACGAGATGGGCTCGACCTTCAAGGCGATGACGCTCGCCATGGCGCTCGATTCGGGCAAGTTCAACGTCAACTCGACCTTCGACACCCGCGGCGGCGTGCTGCATTGGGGCCGGCAGAAGATCCACGAATATCACGGCACCAACCGGGTCATCACGATGCCGGAGGTGTTCACCCACTCGTCCAACATCGGCTCGGCCAAGATGGCGCTCGGCATCGGCGTGCCCGGCCACAAGGCCTTCCTGAAGAAGATGGGCCTGCTCGACCGGATGCGCACCGAATTGCCGGAGAGCGCCGAGCCGATCATCCCGCCGCGCTGGACCGAGATCAACACCATCACCATCGCGTTCGGCCACGGCCTGGCGGTGGCGCCGCTCCAGGCCTCCGCCGCGGTGGCGGCGATCGCCAATGGCGGCTTCCTGATGACGCCGACCTTCCTCAAGCGGACCGAATCGGAAGCGCGCGAGAAGGCGACGCAGGTGCTCTCGCCCCAGACCAGCGAGGCGATGCGCTACATCATGCGCCTCAACGCCACCGAGGGCTCGGCCAAGAAGGCGGCGATTCCGTACTACTACGTCGGCGGCAAGACCGGCACCGCCGAGAAGGTGATCCGCGGCCGCTACGTCAAGAACCGGCTGTTCACCACCTTCATGGCGGTGGCCCCGATGGACAAGCCGAAATACCTGTTCGTCACCATCATGGACGAGCCGCAGCCCGTCGCGGCGGAATCCGGCTCATACGCCACCGCCGCCTACAATTCGGGCGTCGTCACCGGCCGGGTGATCGCCCGGGTCGCGCCGATCCTCGGCCTGCCGCCGCAATTCGAGCCGCCGGTGAAGCCGTTCCCGCTGATGGTCAAGCTCGGCGCCTACCACGTCAACATGCTGGACGGAAAATGA
- a CDS encoding UDP-N-acetylmuramoyl-L-alanyl-D-glutamate--2,6-diaminopimelate ligase, whose protein sequence is MSPTLGDLFAEAGADAGLALTGLTADSRKVEPGFVFLAVPGNAADGRLFAAKAAAAGAVAMVAEGERPADLPDSVAYLAVPDARRALSQAAARLHPGQPGTVVAVTGTAGKSSVADFVRQIFGRLGREAASLGTLGVITTSGGAYGSLTTPDPITLHQTLDRLAHDGVTELAMEASSHGIEQSRLDGVSLTAAGFTNLGHDHLDYHGTPEAYLQAKLRLFTTLLPKDGTAVVNADGPQSGAVIAAVRARGTRLVTTGRAGEGIRLVSARQEGFAQRLEIAIGAAAYTVDLPLVGTFQVENALVAAGLVLATPAGAGREAEVIAALSHLAGVPGRLERVGTVRDALCIVDYAHKPDALANVLDALRAFTTGRLVCIVGCGGDRDRAKRPLMGRIAAEKADRVIVTDDNPRSEDPATIRAAILAAAPGAEEIGDRAEAIRTAVRDLRAGDVLVVAGKGHETGQIIGDRTLPFSDRDAVLSAIEETRA, encoded by the coding sequence ATGAGCCCCACCCTCGGCGATCTGTTCGCGGAGGCCGGTGCGGATGCCGGCCTTGCCCTCACCGGCCTCACCGCCGACAGCCGCAAGGTCGAGCCCGGCTTCGTCTTCCTGGCGGTGCCCGGCAATGCCGCCGACGGCCGGCTCTTCGCCGCCAAGGCCGCTGCGGCCGGCGCGGTGGCGATGGTGGCGGAAGGAGAGCGCCCGGCCGACCTGCCCGACTCAGTCGCCTATCTCGCGGTACCGGATGCGCGCCGGGCCCTGTCGCAGGCCGCCGCCCGGCTGCATCCGGGCCAGCCCGGGACGGTGGTGGCGGTCACCGGCACTGCCGGCAAGAGCTCGGTCGCCGATTTCGTGCGCCAGATCTTCGGCCGTCTCGGCCGGGAGGCGGCGAGCCTCGGGACGCTCGGCGTGATCACCACGAGCGGCGGCGCCTACGGCTCGCTCACAACCCCCGACCCGATCACCCTGCACCAGACCCTCGACCGGCTCGCCCATGACGGCGTGACGGAACTCGCCATGGAGGCCTCCTCGCACGGGATCGAGCAGAGCCGCCTCGACGGGGTAAGCCTGACGGCGGCCGGCTTCACCAATCTCGGCCACGACCACCTCGACTATCACGGCACGCCGGAGGCCTATCTCCAGGCCAAGCTCCGGCTGTTCACGACGCTTCTGCCGAAGGACGGCACGGCGGTGGTCAATGCCGACGGGCCGCAGAGCGGGGCGGTGATCGCCGCCGTCCGGGCTCGCGGCACGAGGCTCGTCACCACCGGCCGGGCCGGGGAGGGGATCCGCCTCGTCTCCGCCCGCCAGGAGGGCTTCGCCCAGCGCCTCGAGATCGCGATCGGGGCCGCGGCTTACACAGTCGACCTTCCCCTCGTCGGCACGTTCCAGGTCGAGAACGCGCTGGTGGCCGCCGGCCTCGTCCTGGCGACCCCGGCCGGGGCCGGGCGCGAGGCGGAGGTGATCGCGGCGCTCTCGCATCTCGCCGGGGTGCCCGGGCGACTGGAGCGGGTCGGTACGGTGCGCGACGCGCTCTGCATCGTCGATTACGCCCACAAGCCCGATGCGCTCGCCAACGTCCTCGATGCGTTGCGCGCCTTCACCACCGGGCGCCTCGTCTGCATCGTCGGCTGCGGCGGCGACCGCGACCGGGCCAAGCGCCCGCTGATGGGCCGGATCGCCGCCGAGAAGGCCGACCGGGTCATCGTCACCGACGACAACCCCCGTAGCGAGGACCCCGCGACGATCCGCGCGGCGATCCTGGCGGCGGCGCCGGGTGCGGAGGAGATCGGCGACCGGGCGGAGGCGATCCGGACGGCGGTACGCGACCTTCGCGCCGGCGACGTGCTGGTTGTAGCCGGCAAAGGTCATGAAACGGGCCAGATCATCGGCGACCGCACGCTGCCTTTCTCCGACCGCGACGCGGTCCTGAGCGCGATCGAGGAGACCCGCGCATGA